The Saxibacter everestensis genome has a window encoding:
- a CDS encoding DeoR/GlpR family DNA-binding transcription regulator, whose protein sequence is MQQRRARIVDLVLERGEATAKDLSQALAVSGATVHRDIEVLVDEKLLHRRRGVVLAPPEAQVQAILAYRLRSEMPVKIAIAQAALPYVADARTVLMDDSTTCLPLFEERCASGETVQIVTNYVRGARAIGGLPSAEVHMLPGLYNAKLDAVFGAATIEAVSKWHADVAVFSVPAVSDGRLFHLLPDSAEIKRAMIAAARTKVVLVDSSKIGRTGPHVICQAADIDVAVVDARAPAGEIQVLRDAGVEVVIVKEVNS, encoded by the coding sequence GTGCAACAACGGCGCGCCCGGATCGTCGACCTGGTGCTGGAACGAGGCGAAGCGACGGCGAAAGACCTGAGCCAGGCGCTCGCAGTCAGCGGCGCCACCGTGCACCGCGACATCGAGGTGCTGGTTGACGAGAAACTGCTGCACCGGCGCCGCGGCGTCGTCCTCGCGCCGCCCGAGGCCCAAGTGCAGGCGATCCTTGCCTACCGGCTGCGCTCAGAGATGCCGGTCAAAATTGCCATCGCGCAGGCCGCCCTGCCTTACGTCGCCGATGCGCGGACTGTGCTGATGGACGACTCCACCACCTGTCTGCCGCTGTTCGAGGAGCGCTGCGCGAGCGGAGAAACGGTGCAGATAGTGACCAATTACGTGCGCGGCGCGCGCGCGATCGGCGGCCTGCCGAGCGCCGAGGTGCACATGCTTCCCGGCCTCTACAACGCCAAGCTCGATGCCGTGTTCGGCGCGGCCACGATCGAGGCGGTGTCGAAGTGGCACGCCGACGTCGCGGTCTTCAGTGTTCCCGCGGTCTCCGACGGCCGGCTCTTCCACCTGCTGCCGGACTCCGCGGAGATCAAACGCGCAATGATCGCCGCGGCCCGGACCAAGGTCGTGCTGGTGGACTCGTCCAAGATCGGGCGTACCGGCCCACACGTGATCTGCCAGGCGGCCGACATCGACGTTGCCGTGGTCGATGCCCGGGCGCCTGCCGGCGAAATCCAGGTGTTGCGAGATGCGGGAGTCGAAGTCGTGATCGTGAAGGAGGTCAATTCGTGA